GTGGTACgaggctcctcctcctccggggATTATCGGTGTAGATccggaaggaggaggaggagggattGCGGTCGCGGCGGAGGCGGGAGGGTAGACGGAggtaggtggtggtggtggttgctGGTTGTTGTTGTCCATTGGATCTCTACGCTTTGTGATTGGATCAAAGAGGCGTTTGCAATGTTTTCGTGATATAGTGGATAAGGTGGATAGCGATGTAGCtgattattttcttttccttttaattatttttattttgtagacTAATATAATGTAGGGAAACGACGTCGTTATTATCTTTTCCCTGCGGGTTctgatttctttattttcttttccctGCGGATTCCGATATTTCGGTTTATTCGGGTTGAGTATTATCAGTTCTGTTATTTGGATTCGAACAGCTCTACCGAAaaaattcggtttggtttttattaatttctgttttaaaaattttatctaaaaataaccaaatatttagattttggttaGATTTCGATTTATTTATGGttgaatttaattattttcgtttttttgttagatttggttatttttatttctatttattgaaaattaaaaactgAACCTAACCAGAGaccaaattattttcaaaatcccACCGAAATAAACCGAACTCAAAACCATAACTTAACCAGTAAACCgaagttttattttatagacaAAAAACTATAATTTGACAAACGACGACGTACCAGAGCGGTCACTGTGATTGAATCGTAGACGACGGCGGCGATGACGACACAGGAGCTTGCGATGGAAGGGGAGAAGCATTTAGAGGAGACTATCGAAGCGGCCTTCCAGATCATTTCCGCCATGAATGATGAACTCTGCAATCCTTCTCTATGGTCCACATCAGCCACCGCGAGTTCCACGACTGGCTCCAACGGAGCAGCTCTCGTTTCCGCCGACGCGGCTGGGATTGACGGAGCACCGAATCATTCGGAatctggtggtggtggaggtggaggaggaAGTGGAAACAGCGCTCTGGATGAAGCTAGTCTTCGCTACAAGAACTCAGTGACTTCTCTTCGTGCTGTTCTTGCTGCGATTCCCAATTCTCAGAAGGTAAATGAGCATAATGGTGTTACTAGCTTGATCCAAGCGAGATTCGATTCTCTTGCTTGTTGAATACATTTTGTTCTATACTTGTTAAGCTAATTCCAATTCAGAGGTTATGAGGATTCTTGATTTTGATATGTATAATCTATTTGACAGGCAAAAGTATCTGAAACGGAAAATGGTTTAGGAACTcctgaggaagaagatgaaatcgAAAAGTTGGAGGAGCAATCCTTGAGTCTCAGGAAGGTAAGACTCAAACAGTACTGCATATACCTCAAGGCTTAGAACTGTCTGGATAAAAGAAATTATGATTCACATTATGCAGTATAAGTGTTGTAACATTGACTTCTTGAACCATGAAAAAAATGTGTAAACTTCTTTCATACGTTTGTCATCTGGTCTGGATTTAAGTATTGAACGTTCCTGAATGCAGGAGATTGCAGAGAAGAATGTTCATGTCAAAGAGCTTATCGACAAATTTCGACAACTTATAGCAGATATCTCCACATGGCAAAGCCCCTGTTCTGtttgagttttcttttttttttgacattggTCACTGTGACCTGTTTAGACAAGATTCTAAGCCTTTGTTCTTGAATTCCTCACTTGATGTATTAGTTTTAGGTATTTTGTTCTTTTGATTTCATGAAACAAAGCAGAAAATCTTAAAGATTAGCGttagtatataatatgtttCAGACAAAACCTTCAAAACCTCTTGTCTGTTTTCTGTTGCATGACACTCTTTCTTGTTTGTATTGATATGTAAGAGAATATAGTTGTCCTGTTTTGGAGTCAGCGTCggatttttttgagaaaagccataaaaccaagaccagctaccaaTGCAGCACCAGCCGCAACTCCACTGTAAGCAGCAGCCCAAGCGTCTCTCTCTACATACTCCATTGCTTCTGATCCTgatgctcttcttcttcctttgcctTCTCTTGAGCCATCCAGATGTAATCTCAGACTCTGCAGTTTATAATAATCCTATCATTTCAGAATGCCAAAATCTCATAAAGATCTCATTTATGTATACTTACCTTCCAGCCAATTGATTTGGCATGGTCTATGGCTGCTTGAAGGTCACTATCTGAAGCCAGCAACACTTTATCATGGTCTTCATCTTCATACTGCAGATTATAACCATCATTCCAACGTTTCAGGGGTGATGAGAAAAGAATTGCATCATTCTTTTGTGAAAATGTTATTTAAGTACCAAAATTTGGGGTAGGTTGTCTGGATCAATATCATTCCCTATTCTCTGAAGGATCGCGGTTATCACTTCTGTCAAACTACGAGTGTCTGTAATTTAAGAACCAATCGATGTGAGTACACACACAAGGTTAACACTGTTTGCTAGATGAACAAAGAGAATGATTTAGCTTTACCACTTATGAATCTGTGCATTCTGTGCTTCTTGTCTTCGATCTTGAAAGAAAACATATATCCAAAAGGTAAAGATTTTCCTGTATCAGCCTCAGAAGCAACTTTCAAGGAGCTctcactgaaaaacaaatgtttCGCATGTAGCCAACAAAGTCAGTAAAACCAAACCTCAATTTGAAAAGAAGCAAGTTTAGTGGTTTGAGCGAGTCAGGGTACTGACCTTCTCGTGTCATCGTCTTCATCATTAGGAGACAATGCCATTGCCGAATCCCAAAACTTTTGCATCATTGTGTTTGTCGCCTCATTACCTATTCCCGCAGTAGTACCAGCCTGATCACATCAAAAACAAGTACAATTAAAAACACgtctttatgaaaaaaaaaagagaacactGGTTATGTTGTAATCAGAACAATCTAAGATACGAGAACTTACAGTGGCGACAGCAGCGTGCGTTATATGGATTACATCAACAACTGCAACTACATCTCCGTCTGCAATCAGAAACCCTTTTGTTATCAACATACGTTTTGGCTAATTTggttttcataaaatttaaaatccatAATGTAACAGAGTTTTACCTTTGTCAGTAGTAACAGGAAGGTGTAGAAATTTTCCCTCGTGCATGATGTGCAGAGCTTCAACGATTGGTGTATCAACTGTGGTAGATTCTGGATTCTGTGTCATAACCTATGCATTcatgaataaaaacaaatgataaaaccCAACTGAAAATAGGAATCTTAAGATGGTTGAAAATTTGatacaaaactgaaaaaactaaatatttgaatAACTCTTATCTGAATCTTACCTGTTCCACTGTAGTCTCAGATGGAGAAAGATTTTCAGCCACAACTCGCATCAGTATATCTTTGGAACTAGATAAACGAAAAAACAAAACTCTTAGAAGTTAGTGATGAGTAATTACAAGGAAGACAAACAAGTCCAATCACAGCATAATCTAGTTAGCAAGTTAGTTGGAGTAAAGAATGCGAACAAAtacaatattaaaaagaatTGTTAGGCATCAAGCAGTTTAGTTAGGTGAGCTGAGAAAGGGATCATGAAACCACCATACGCAGAACTTCCAGTGCTTTCAGAAAGGAGAAACTCACGTAAATATCCCTCGAAGCTTGTCCTCGATCATCACGACTGCGCAGCTTAATTGAAATTCAACCATCTTCTTTGCTACAGTCAAGACTGTATCGGTTGGTGAGACTTTCAAAACCCTGAACAAACACCAGTGTTAATAAAACTTCAAGGGGAGGCATCACTCAAGATTGTAGTTAGgatttaataaagaaaaagaagagattacCTACTTTGTATCATCTGGTATAATCGTTGATAAAGAAGGTCTAAACATCCGGTCTCGTAGCGTTTCAATGAAAGTGTTGGGAACTacatgaaaaaattcaaaaatccaattaaataaaaagacaaGAGAAAATGAGATTCAATCAGGTAAGGTTTAGTACCTGAAGTGTTAGTTCCCCAACTTTTCTCAACACCTTCAACGGCAGCAGCAATGGCCTTACCTTTCTCAGCTGCTCTCTCCATGCGAGCAATCGCATCATACAGACACTTTGCTATATCTAGTAAAGCAATTACTTCCCCATTTTCAACTACAGGCAGATGTCTGAATTTTCCTGTAGGATTTAATACATACAGAagaattagaataaaaaaaaaacatcaggTTTCTCTAACTTAACACACAAACCTAGGACCATCTTTTGGAGGGCTTCAACAGCAAGTGTTTCCGAAAGAACGAACACAGGGTTCCTAGTCATAACCTTTGATACAGGCGTTTCCTCCACATTAACTTCCTGTGAGATCACTCTTGTAGCTATGTCCTGAAAGAAAACCCCATAAAAACGATGCATAGGATCAAATAAAGATTCAACCTTTGTAACATGCTAGTGACATACCTTGTCAGTAAGAATCCCACAAAGCATTTCATTAGAGTCGGTCAACAACAAGGCAGCAACTTTGCGAGAAGCCATCCTTT
This genomic interval from Brassica napus cultivar Da-Ae chromosome A6, Da-Ae, whole genome shotgun sequence contains the following:
- the LOC106347915 gene encoding CBS domain-containing protein CBSCBSPB1, encoding MANQGGPRRSLSITTSSLQRKRSMDISERGLDVGRRSLSISRSPRGFTGGERTVKRLRLSKALTVPATTTVYEACKRMASRKVAALLLTDSNEMLCGILTDKDIATRVISQEVNVEETPVSKVMTRNPVFVLSETLAVEALQKMVLGKFRHLPVVENGEVIALLDIAKCLYDAIARMERAAEKGKAIAAAVEGVEKSWGTNTSVPNTFIETLRDRMFRPSLSTIIPDDTKVLKVSPTDTVLTVAKKMVEFQLSCAVVMIEDKLRGIFTSKDILMRVVAENLSPSETTVEQVMTQNPESTTVDTPIVEALHIMHEGKFLHLPVTTDKDGDVVAVVDVIHITHAAVATAGTTAGIGNEATNTMMQKFWDSAMALSPNDEDDDTRSESSLKVASEADTGKSLPFGYMFSFKIEDKKHRMHRFISDTRSLTEVITAILQRIGNDIDPDNLPQILYEDEDHDKVLLASDSDLQAAIDHAKSIGWKSLRLHLDGSREGKGRRRASGSEAMEYVERDAWAAAYSGVAAGAALVAGLGFMAFLKKIRR
- the LOC106347914 gene encoding mediator of RNA polymerase II transcription subunit 30, which encodes MTTQELAMEGEKHLEETIEAAFQIISAMNDELCNPSLWSTSATASSTTGSNGAALVSADAAGIDGAPNHSESGGGGGGGGSGNSALDEASLRYKNSVTSLRAVLAAIPNSQKAKVSETENGLGTPEEEDEIEKLEEQSLSLRKEIAEKNVHVKELIDKFRQLIADISTWQSPCSV